From one Dermacentor andersoni chromosome 1, qqDerAnde1_hic_scaffold, whole genome shotgun sequence genomic stretch:
- the LOC126543169 gene encoding programmed cell death protein 6-like, with product MSTVVGSDYEQFLMNLFLDVDDLDAGVIDPHQMYKALSYTITPFRHRSITELTAAFLMTLVDRNNTGFVNMQQFLRIHQIFSHFWMAFRIYDPNDSGWIKYTDLEAAMAYCCLPMTERPANDVLHQVHRRARLCLDHFIRLCALSMSDMLDQ from the coding sequence ATGTCGACTGTTGTTGGCAGCGACTATGAGCAGTTCTTGATGAACCTCTTTCTCGATGTCGATGATTTGGACGCCGGCGTCATCGACCCACACCAGATGTACAAGGCACTGTCGTACACCATAACTCCGTTCCGGCACCGCTCCATCACTGAGTTGACCGCGGCGTTCCTGATGACCCTGGTCGACCGAAACAACACGGGTTTCGTGAACATGCAACAGTTTTTACGCATACATCAGATTTTCTCCCACTTCTGGATGGCCTTCCGGATCTATGACCCCAACGATTCGGGTTGGATTAAGTACACGGACCTCGAAGCTGCGATGGCGTACTGCTGCCTCCCGATGACGGAGCGACCAGCGAACGATGTGCTGCACCAAGTCCACCGCAGGGCCCGGTTGTGTCTTGACCACTTTATTCGACTCTGTGCTCTGTCTATGAGCGATATGCTTGACCAGTAA